One Natrinema salaciae genomic region harbors:
- a CDS encoding class I SAM-dependent methyltransferase has translation MTYNEQGDERSRGDTMSINEDRLEELIETATTDIGAIAYAPLAIIGDRLGLYDALAKHGPLTTRELANRTDTTERYVREWLAASAASDYVSYDPETEQYSLSPEQALLLADTEGPASPLAGLFQIATAAGKTMPKIETAFRTGEGVGWHEHDEEVFQGMMRTSEFDFKENLVSDWIPALEGVDEKLQEGARVADIGCGHGESTITMARAYPKSTFVGYDYHEGSIKPARERAATAGVTDRVSFEVTRAKEYDGDEYDFVTSFDCLHDMGDPVGVAAHVRETLADDGTWMIVEPLSGDRVEENLHPRGRLYYSVSTMMCTPNALDQEGPHALGAQAGEERLREVVTEGGFSEFRRATETPPFEMVLEAKP, from the coding sequence ATGACGTACAACGAACAGGGAGACGAAAGATCAAGAGGTGACACCATGTCCATTAACGAAGACAGACTCGAGGAACTGATAGAAACTGCCACTACCGATATCGGCGCGATCGCGTACGCACCGCTGGCCATCATCGGCGATCGGCTCGGACTCTACGATGCGCTTGCCAAACACGGACCGCTCACGACACGCGAACTCGCCAACCGCACTGACACCACTGAACGGTATGTGCGCGAGTGGCTCGCCGCCAGTGCAGCCAGCGATTACGTGAGCTACGACCCCGAAACGGAGCAGTATAGCCTCTCTCCTGAACAGGCACTCTTACTAGCCGATACGGAAGGGCCAGCGTCCCCCCTTGCGGGCTTGTTCCAGATCGCCACCGCCGCTGGCAAGACCATGCCCAAGATTGAGACAGCCTTCCGCACCGGTGAAGGTGTCGGATGGCACGAACACGATGAGGAGGTCTTCCAAGGCATGATGCGCACCTCCGAATTCGACTTCAAGGAAAACCTCGTCTCCGACTGGATTCCCGCCCTCGAGGGGGTTGACGAGAAACTCCAGGAGGGCGCACGAGTCGCTGACATCGGGTGTGGCCACGGCGAATCGACAATCACCATGGCTCGAGCCTATCCCAAATCGACGTTCGTCGGATACGATTACCACGAGGGATCTATCAAACCGGCGCGCGAGCGCGCGGCTACTGCCGGGGTAACTGATCGGGTCAGCTTCGAGGTTACGAGGGCCAAGGAGTACGACGGTGATGAGTACGACTTCGTCACCTCCTTCGATTGCCTGCACGACATGGGTGATCCAGTCGGTGTTGCAGCACACGTCCGAGAGACGCTCGCTGACGACGGCACGTGGATGATCGTGGAACCACTTAGTGGTGATCGGGTGGAGGAGAATCTGCATCCGCGTGGGCGGCTGTATTATTCGGTGTCTACGATGATGTGTACGCCAAACGCGCTCGATCAGGAGGGTCCCCACGCGTTGGGCGCTCAGGCTGGGGAAGAACGGCTACGTGAGGTGGTCACCGAGGGTGGCTTTTCGGAGTTCCGCCGCGCGACCGAGACGCCACCGTTCGAGATGGTTCTCGAAGCAAAACCGTAG
- a CDS encoding DUF1214 domain-containing protein, which yields MRNEPHHTTPEPDSKPLQATRRTALRGAGLAGILAMGGGSATASQHSPEANVHRAQNETEDDEPVPVTWENYPRAESDTYLARYAELGGFGAFYHLRELVPIDEQDVIQMNRDTLYSAGVFDLTEPVTVSQPDTGDRYQLLIVINQDNYLRGSSTTAGEYTLTQDEIGTRYCLVLVRTLFDPNDPDDIETVHAVQDKITASQRSPGAFEIPTWDQESLEQTREALITVGETMDNSRGVWGEADEVDPVKHLLGTAIAWGGSPETDEFVLWRTPEQNDGDTVYTLTVEDVPVDGYWSVTVYNSDWYLEENEYDAYAINNVTAERDDDGSVTIHFGGDPDQPNYLYTPEGWNYTIRLYGPREEILDGSYHFPEAEPVPVNRSNNR from the coding sequence ATGCGCAACGAGCCACACCACACGACGCCAGAACCGGACTCCAAACCGCTGCAGGCAACGCGCCGAACTGCACTTCGCGGGGCGGGTCTCGCCGGCATACTCGCGATGGGGGGCGGCAGCGCCACTGCCAGCCAACACTCCCCGGAGGCGAATGTCCACCGGGCTCAAAACGAGACGGAAGATGACGAGCCAGTCCCGGTAACGTGGGAGAACTACCCCCGCGCAGAGTCCGACACGTACCTCGCGCGATACGCCGAACTGGGCGGGTTCGGAGCGTTCTATCACCTCCGAGAGTTGGTTCCCATCGACGAACAGGACGTCATCCAGATGAATCGTGATACGCTCTACTCGGCTGGCGTCTTCGATCTGACCGAGCCGGTCACCGTCTCCCAACCGGACACCGGTGACCGCTACCAGTTGCTGATCGTCATCAATCAAGATAACTACTTGCGGGGATCGTCCACGACCGCCGGCGAATATACGCTGACACAGGACGAGATCGGGACACGATACTGTCTGGTCCTGGTCCGCACGTTATTCGATCCAAACGATCCGGACGACATCGAGACTGTTCACGCCGTCCAAGACAAGATCACGGCGAGTCAACGATCGCCCGGCGCGTTCGAGATACCCACCTGGGATCAGGAATCGCTCGAGCAGACCCGGGAGGCACTCATCACCGTCGGAGAGACGATGGACAACTCCCGGGGCGTGTGGGGCGAAGCCGACGAGGTCGATCCCGTCAAGCACCTCCTCGGCACCGCGATCGCCTGGGGCGGAAGTCCGGAGACGGACGAGTTCGTTCTCTGGCGAACGCCCGAACAGAACGACGGCGACACGGTATATACGCTCACCGTCGAGGATGTCCCCGTCGACGGATACTGGTCGGTCACCGTCTACAACAGCGACTGGTATCTCGAGGAAAACGAGTACGACGCGTACGCGATCAACAACGTGACCGCAGAGCGAGACGATGACGGCAGTGTCACGATTCACTTCGGTGGTGATCCCGACCAGCCGAACTACCTCTACACGCCAGAGGGGTGGAACTATACGATCCGACTGTACGGTCCGCGCGAGGAGATTCTCGACGGGAGCTATCACTTCCCCGAGGCCGAGCCGGTACCGGTAAATCGCTCCAACAATCGCTAG